In Desulfatiglans anilini DSM 4660, a single genomic region encodes these proteins:
- a CDS encoding DUF370 domain-containing protein: MSTKLVNIGFGNSVVSRRVIAIISPNAAPIKRLRDEAREEKRLIDATQGRRTRSVIITDSNHVILSAIQSETIAQRFNPNGTLAKEDLEE, encoded by the coding sequence ATGAGCACAAAGCTGGTCAATATCGGTTTCGGGAATTCGGTGGTGTCGCGGCGCGTGATCGCGATCATCTCGCCGAATGCGGCTCCCATCAAGCGCCTGCGTGACGAGGCGCGCGAGGAAAAGCGCCTCATCGACGCCACGCAGGGGCGGCGCACCCGCTCTGTCATCATCACCGACAGCAACCACGTGATCCTTTCGGCGATCCAGTCCGAGACGATCGCGCAGCGCTTCAACCCGAACGGCACCTTGGCGAAGGAAGATCTGGAAGAGTAA
- a CDS encoding YicC/YloC family endoribonuclease has product MIRSMTAFGRGEFTGGDMQLVVEMRSVNNRYRDIVVKLPKSLQFLEEGVRNRLGGFIQRGRVEVAVQSIANGEERPGRLELNEPVVKAYLAVFDRLSEEFGMPRDIRMDRFCLLSDVIVRKPEEMDEKAIEDCAGEALEQAVAAFETMRVREGAAMEADFNARLDLLSKYAVQVAESAPQVAEFYRRRLKDHIGKVLGEMELDEERLAQEVALFAERADITEELVRLRSHLDQFRTYLGADEAVGRRLDFLLQEMHREVNTLSAKASDSGISRIVVEMKSELEKIREQVQNVE; this is encoded by the coding sequence GTGATTAGAAGCATGACGGCCTTCGGCCGCGGGGAATTCACCGGGGGTGATATGCAGCTCGTGGTGGAGATGCGGTCTGTGAACAACCGCTATCGCGATATTGTTGTAAAGTTACCGAAATCGCTTCAATTCCTTGAGGAGGGCGTCCGCAACAGGCTCGGCGGGTTTATCCAGCGCGGCCGGGTGGAAGTGGCGGTTCAGTCGATCGCCAACGGGGAGGAGCGGCCGGGCCGCCTGGAGCTGAACGAGCCCGTGGTCAAAGCTTATCTGGCCGTATTCGACCGCCTCTCCGAAGAGTTCGGCATGCCGCGCGACATACGGATGGATCGGTTTTGTCTGTTGAGTGATGTGATCGTGCGCAAACCGGAAGAAATGGATGAAAAGGCAATTGAGGACTGCGCCGGCGAGGCCCTCGAGCAGGCGGTCGCCGCTTTCGAGACCATGCGCGTGCGGGAGGGGGCGGCCATGGAGGCGGATTTCAACGCTCGCCTGGATCTGCTTTCAAAATACGCCGTGCAGGTAGCGGAGAGTGCACCGCAGGTGGCGGAATTTTACCGTCGGCGCCTGAAGGACCACATCGGCAAGGTCCTGGGTGAGATGGAACTCGACGAGGAGCGGCTGGCGCAGGAGGTGGCCCTTTTCGCCGAAAGAGCGGATATCACGGAAGAATTGGTGCGCCTGCGAAGCCACCTCGATCAGTTCAGGACGTATCTCGGGGCTGATGAGGCCGTTGGGCGGCGGCTGGATTTTCTGCTGCAGGAGATGCATCGGGAGGTCAACACGCTGAGCGCGAAGGCCTCTGATTCCGGGATTTCCCGGATAGTGGTGGAGATGAAATCAGAGCTCGAAAAGATCCGGGAACAGGTTCAAAACGTGGAATGA
- the rlmB gene encoding 23S rRNA (guanosine(2251)-2'-O)-methyltransferase RlmB, whose amino-acid sequence MGLSGRPENAGDVLIPGFHAVREALLRGSAALKEVWVAGGKLSPRLRELVKLAAGMGVPVLEKPPAVFAGRFPDVAHQGVAAVAAAFAYADLEETARRALDRAEEALFVALDHVTDEGNLGALVRTSAFFGAQGMILPRDRSAGISPRVLKRASGACAVLPVVQVVNLVRSLRQLKAMGYWAVGTAGESSVSIYDFDWRRPTVLILGNEEKGLSPGIRKSCDQLVAIPGSGLMESLNVSVAGGVILAEIRRRHRTGKPFIPAEGMSPARRS is encoded by the coding sequence ATGGGCTTGTCCGGAAGGCCTGAAAACGCCGGGGACGTGCTGATCCCGGGGTTCCATGCGGTCAGGGAGGCCCTGCTGCGCGGGAGCGCCGCGCTGAAGGAGGTCTGGGTGGCGGGAGGGAAGCTGTCCCCCCGTCTGCGTGAACTGGTAAAACTGGCTGCCGGGATGGGGGTTCCGGTCCTGGAAAAACCGCCGGCGGTCTTTGCCGGACGTTTCCCCGACGTGGCGCACCAGGGTGTGGCGGCGGTTGCAGCGGCCTTTGCCTACGCGGATTTGGAGGAAACGGCCCGCAGAGCCCTCGATCGGGCGGAGGAGGCCCTTTTCGTGGCGCTGGACCACGTCACCGATGAGGGGAACCTGGGGGCCTTAGTCCGCACCTCGGCCTTTTTCGGAGCCCAGGGGATGATCCTCCCGAGGGATCGCTCTGCCGGGATTTCACCGCGCGTGCTCAAACGGGCTTCGGGCGCCTGCGCGGTGCTTCCCGTCGTCCAGGTCGTCAACCTCGTCCGCAGCCTGCGGCAGTTGAAGGCGATGGGGTATTGGGCGGTGGGAACTGCAGGGGAGAGCAGCGTGTCCATTTATGACTTCGACTGGCGGCGGCCGACCGTGCTGATTCTGGGGAACGAAGAAAAAGGGCTCAGCCCGGGGATCCGAAAATCCTGCGACCAGCTGGTTGCGATCCCAGGTTCGGGCCTGATGGAATCCTTGAACGTGTCCGTGGCCGGAGGGGTCATCCTGGCTGAGATCCGACGCCGACACCGCACCGGCAAACCCTTCATTCCGGCAGAGGGAATGTCTCCAGCGCGCCGATCCTGA
- a CDS encoding TatD family hydrolase: MLFDTHAHLDMEAFADDLEEVMQRAREAQVESVLTVGIDFGSSSRAIAIAQEHDRTYAAVGYHPHNAAECTPNDLERLAALSAAPEVVAWGEIGLDYYRGYCPAETQKPLFTRQIEMAADLALPVIIHDREAHMDVLEAVRRTGLRKRRGVIHCFSGDLDLAHTFIDLGFYISIPGTVTFPKATQVREVARGIPLEALLIETDAPYLAPVPKRGKRNEPAFVRYTAGEIASLRGLREEEIARVTTENACRLFGIDQTP; the protein is encoded by the coding sequence ATGCTGTTCGACACCCACGCACATTTGGATATGGAGGCATTTGCGGACGATCTCGAGGAGGTCATGCAACGCGCCCGCGAGGCGCAGGTGGAGTCCGTTCTGACGGTGGGGATCGACTTCGGGAGTTCGAGCCGCGCGATCGCGATCGCCCAAGAACACGATCGGACCTATGCGGCTGTTGGTTATCACCCGCACAACGCTGCAGAGTGCACGCCGAACGACCTGGAGCGGCTGGCGGCCCTTTCCGCCGCGCCGGAAGTCGTCGCCTGGGGGGAAATCGGGCTCGACTACTACCGCGGTTACTGTCCGGCGGAGACCCAAAAGCCCTTGTTTACACGTCAGATCGAGATGGCTGCCGACCTCGCCCTCCCGGTGATCATTCACGACCGGGAGGCCCACATGGACGTCCTCGAAGCGGTCCGAAGGACGGGCCTTCGAAAGCGGCGCGGCGTCATTCACTGTTTTTCGGGGGATCTCGACCTGGCGCACACCTTCATCGATCTGGGTTTTTACATCTCCATCCCCGGAACCGTGACGTTTCCAAAGGCGACCCAAGTCCGGGAAGTGGCCCGAGGCATCCCGCTCGAAGCCCTGCTGATCGAAACCGACGCCCCGTACCTCGCCCCCGTGCCCAAACGCGGCAAACGCAACGAACCGGCCTTCGTCCGTTACACAGCCGGCGAAATCGCCTCCCTGCGGGGCCTCCGCGAAGAGGAAATCGCCAGGGTGACAACGGAAAATGCCTGCCGTCTTTTCGGGATCGATCAGACGCCATGA
- the gmk gene encoding guanylate kinase has product MPPGQIFIFSAPSGGGKSTIIGELRKRVAGLGYAVSHTSRPPRKEEREGVHYYFVDRVTFERMIGQGAFVEWAPVYDALYGTSFMTLEEQTAKGLDVVMDVDVKGARSIRRRFPESVSIYIVPPSIATLAERLRSRGTDSESAVERRLRAAAGEIHHSLEYDYIIVNHLLEDAVKEAEAIILAARCRTARREMSVRRAFPESFAPVSELVKDTGPGTEG; this is encoded by the coding sequence ATGCCGCCGGGACAGATTTTCATTTTCTCGGCTCCCTCGGGCGGGGGCAAGTCGACCATCATCGGAGAACTGCGCAAACGGGTCGCAGGCCTCGGGTACGCGGTTTCCCACACGAGCAGGCCGCCGCGAAAAGAGGAACGGGAGGGCGTCCACTATTATTTTGTAGATCGGGTGACCTTCGAGCGGATGATCGGGCAGGGGGCCTTCGTCGAGTGGGCCCCGGTCTATGATGCCTTGTACGGAACATCCTTCATGACCCTCGAGGAGCAGACCGCCAAGGGGCTCGATGTGGTCATGGATGTGGACGTCAAGGGCGCCCGCAGCATCCGCCGCCGCTTCCCGGAGAGCGTTTCGATCTACATCGTGCCGCCTTCCATCGCCACCCTGGCCGAGAGGCTTCGCAGCCGTGGCACGGATAGCGAATCGGCCGTCGAGCGGCGTCTCCGGGCTGCAGCCGGGGAAATCCATCACAGCCTCGAGTACGATTACATCATCGTCAACCACCTTCTGGAGGATGCGGTCAAAGAGGCCGAGGCGATCATCCTCGCGGCGCGATGCCGGACTGCGCGCCGGGAGATGTCTGTGCGGCGTGCTTTTCCTGAGTCTTTCGCACCCGTGTCCGAGTTGGTGAAGGATACGGGGCCTGGAACGGAGGGGTGA
- a CDS encoding Maf family protein — protein MTRACRISIRNPLTLASASPRRRRLLQQIKLPFEVVPSLAEESRLHADPESLVQRLAAEKAGEVFSRLTNRWTLGADTIVVIDREILGKPADADDAVNMLRRLSGKEHRVITGFCVLSPEGEAIHSEAVTTLVRFKALSEDEIRGYTATGEPLGKAGAYAIQGVGAFLVMGVTGSYTNVVGLPVCALVNALLRIGALETFPLPE, from the coding sequence ATGACCCGAGCCTGCCGGATCAGCATCCGTAACCCCCTGACCCTTGCCTCCGCCTCACCTCGCCGTAGGCGGCTGCTTCAGCAGATCAAGCTGCCCTTCGAGGTCGTTCCCAGCCTTGCGGAAGAAAGCCGTCTGCACGCAGACCCGGAATCGTTGGTCCAGCGGCTCGCCGCTGAAAAGGCCGGGGAGGTCTTCAGCCGCCTGACAAACCGCTGGACCCTCGGGGCCGACACCATCGTCGTCATCGACCGGGAGATACTCGGGAAGCCGGCCGATGCCGATGACGCCGTGAACATGCTCCGCCGGCTCAGCGGAAAGGAGCACCGTGTCATCACCGGCTTCTGTGTCCTGAGCCCTGAAGGCGAAGCGATCCACAGCGAGGCGGTGACGACGCTCGTCCGTTTCAAAGCCCTGTCAGAGGATGAGATCAGAGGATACACGGCTACCGGCGAGCCGCTGGGAAAGGCCGGGGCCTATGCCATCCAGGGGGTGGGCGCATTTCTGGTCATGGGGGTCACCGGTTCCTACACCAACGTGGTCGGGCTGCCGGTCTGCGCCTTGGTCAACGCCTTGCTCAGGATCGGCGCGCTGGAGACATTCCCTCTGCCGGAATGA